A single Cygnus atratus isolate AKBS03 ecotype Queensland, Australia chromosome 11, CAtr_DNAZoo_HiC_assembly, whole genome shotgun sequence DNA region contains:
- the RAMAC gene encoding RNA guanine-N7 methyltransferase activating subunit — protein MTSLVDMPLDYEKMFAHRFTSDDKEYQEYLKRPADLPPIVEEWRNRSGSNQRRERFQDGRYFRGDRYNWQGDHRSNQRPERGWGNNYQQHRQGQSYSSHYGQYGYNSYNPGPRYHPY, from the exons ATGACTTCGTTGGTAGACATGCCCCTGGATTACGAAAAGATGTTTGCTCATCGGTTCACATCAGATGATAAAGAATACCAAGAATACCTGAAACGCCCTGCAGATCTCCCTCCTATTGTTGAAGAATGGAGAAACAGATCTGGTAGCAACCAGAGAAGAGAACG GTTTCAAGATGGCAGATATTTTAGAGGGGACAGATACAACTGGCAAGGTGACCACAGATCTAATCAGAGGCCAGAAAGAGGTTGGGGTAACAACtaccagcagcacagacaaGGACAATCTTATTCTTCCCACTATGGACAATATGGCTACAACTCGTATAACCCAGGGCCTCGTTACCATCCCTACTGA